The Podospora bellae-mahoneyi strain CBS 112042 chromosome 7, whole genome shotgun sequence genome includes a window with the following:
- a CDS encoding hypothetical protein (EggNog:ENOG503P8MJ) — MRRRTNKQQLPASSFSPFLNFSSRSNSPSVPLNGTVPLKMAFITRLVSITNFAVATTALCFQVTVLYPWHKQLDEDFEALKTEHLKVLDAINKLTGSQLKPVEPAHPRKGSSLWEKISGR, encoded by the exons ATGCGTCGCCGCACTAATAAACAGCAACTCCCCGCTTCATCGTTTTCTCCCTTCTTGAACTTTTCTTCAAGGTCCAACTCCCCCTCAGTTCCGCTCAACGGGACAGTCCC ATTAAAAATGGCCTTCATCACCAGGCTTGTCAGCATCACGAACTTTGCCGTTGCCACTACAGCGCTGTGTTTCCAGGTGACCGTTTTATATCCTTGGCATAAGCAGCTCGACGAGGACTTTGAGGCGCTCAAGACAGAACACCTGAAGGTACTGGATGCCATCAACAAGCTGACGGGGAGTCAACTTAAACCCGTCGAACCGGCCCATCCTCGAAAGGGATCCAGTCTGTGGGAGAAGATCTCAGGCCGATAA
- a CDS encoding hypothetical protein (EggNog:ENOG503P2JM; COG:I) produces MAMLSIFTIPPTAGHENTIIFLHGRGDTARNFMHSFKEWRDSELLSLPELFPSVRWVFPQSELRSPVRFPGARMSQWFDTWDIANLHEKEELQIEGLKESVASIRLLVDREVASLGGQREKVVLAGLSQGGATAVHTVLNVAKGLGGLMVFSGRMPFSGRTLAKMRSILDLAEVPEDDSAVRTTPVLVQHCTDDPLSRVQNGREVRDSLSSFGAQVEWREYPTGGHWFHSPHGIQDAAAWLRARVFNEN; encoded by the coding sequence ATGGCGATGCTGTCTatcttcaccatccctccGACCGCAGGACACGAAAATACCATAATCTTCCTTCACGGCCGCGGAGACACAGCCAGAAACTTTATGCACTCTTTCAAGGAATGGCGCGACTCGGAATTACTATCCCTCCCCGAGCTGTTTCCCTCGGTCCGTTGGGTCTTCCCTCAAAGCGAGTTGCGCTCTCCTGTTAGATTCCCCGGCGCCCGCATGTCGCAATGGTTTGACACCTGGGACATTGCCAATTTACACGAAAAGGAAGAACTCCAAATCGAGGGCCTGAAGGAAAGCGTCGCAAGTATCCGGTTGCTTGTGGACAGGGAGGTGGCCAGCTTGGGTGGACAGCGAGAGAAAGTCGTCCTTGCAGGGCTGAGTCAGGGCGGCGCGACAGCTGTGCATACAGTTCTCAACGTAGCTAAAGGCCTTGGGGGTCTCATGGTCTTCAGTGGGAGGATGCCTTTTTCCGGCAGAACATTAGCCAAAATGAGATCGATATTGGATCTGGCCGAGGTCCCCGAGGACGACAGCGCAGTGCGGACGACACCCGTGCTGGTGCAACACTGCACCGACGACCCTCTTTCTAGGGTCCAGAATGGACGGGAGGTCCGGGACAGCCTCTCAAGCTTCGGTGCTCAGGTGGAATGGCGGGAGTACCCGACTGGTGGGCATTGGTTTCACTCTCCGCATGGTATCCAAGACGCTGCCGCCTGGCTACGTGCCCGGGTGTTCAATGAGAATTGA
- a CDS encoding hypothetical protein (EggNog:ENOG503Q4W3; MEROPS:MER0364556; COG:O), whose amino-acid sequence MPHYRNSLNLNQPNILFLREWTASDGKSFSLGGDFIMNDMALVELLFLSLLTIPGIHALPPRKGIAWPAPVPASSVPPIEWSDIGAPIFQPSGDFPQAQHSSSKKISAAKINFASSSLPPVVDWRNRSGVNFITTPQDQGVCQSCWAFAVTALIESQVRIEHSVWSKRSEADVHDGIGAICETTGSAEATLQYVAGNTNSSTHGGVKPGIADWACDPYQDSTTAHVHCSDRSGRTTHIGNFQSIGAIEDQKRWLHEYGPIVATFILYDNFGEWKPDPTNPHHVYAWDGASGNTGNHIALVVGYDDERGAWIMKNSWGKAWGDGGFVYFAYDNANIDIWVKYGLRNVNPDPWTRRRHQSGNMMQSGDGETHRNFELLLSDPVKGIRHISRNGDTGEWSEVSQLSSDEGVGVLGQPSIIGTSRNRDFHAVAVTEDKSIQQWTYTDKKWSQVSSLGQSKVDGFTGFTQIDDGSLLLVVRHIDGTLNEYRQEPQSTAWKMMQSPIAMDITQSGASLVQSNIGFDMYDFSGNSHGNLYTVAVRKNGKMQTFWREGKSDTWNEGEAFGEGVPGDAVPVMIQDNFDTKDETTPCGFQLVVAVNGSVEHWRWRPQMGEQWEMIQRVTAGPGQEVKQVWSLVQGSSAGKMHMITETGEGMVDYWEWDGMWSLIDKVGRVDRMTVRYR is encoded by the exons ATGCCGCATTATAGAAATAGTTTAAATTTAAATCAACCAAATATTCTCTTTTTGCGTGAATGGACGGCATCTGATGGAAAAAGTTTCTCTCTTGGAGGCGATTTCATCATGAACGACATGGCTTTGGTTGAGCTGCTGTTTCTTTCGCTTCTTACAATACCAGGCATCCATGCGCTTCCTCCGCGCAAAGGTATAGCATGGCCTGCCCCAGTCCCTGCTTCTTCAGTTCCCCCCATCGAGTGGAGTGACATTGGAGCTCCCATCTTTCAGCCATCGGGCGACTTTCCCCAGGCTCAACACTCGTCAAGCAAGAAGATTTCTGCCGCAAAAATCAACTTTGCCTCGAGCTCTCTACCACCCGTGGTAGACTGGCGCAACCGATCAGGGGtcaacttcatcaccacccctcaaGACCAAGGAGTCTGCCAGTCTTGCTGGGCCTTTGCCGTGACAGCCCTCATCGAATCCCAAGTCAGGATAGAACACTCTGTCTGGTCAAAGCGAAGCGAGGCAGACGTCCACGATGGTATCGGGGCGATTTGTGAGACTACCGGCAGTGCAGAAGCGACACTGCAGTATGTTGCAGGGAATACCAACTCCTCGACCCACGGGGGTGTGAAGCCGGGCATTGCTGACTGGGCGTGCGATCCTTACCAAGACAGTACAACAGCGCATGTCCACTGCAGTGACCGGTCGGGGAGAACTACGCATATCGGTAATTTCCAATCTATTGGTGCCATCGAGGATCAAAAGAGGTGGCTCCATGAGTACGGACCTATCGTGGCAACATTTATCCTGTATGACAACTTTGGTGAGTGGAAGCCTGACCCAACGAATCCACATCATGTGTATGCGTGGGACGGTGCATCAGGCAATACGGGCAACCACATCGCCCTGGTGGTTGGttatgatgatgaaagaGGGGCGTGGATCATGAAGAATTCTTGGGGCAAGGCCTGGGGTGACGGAGGGTTTGTTTATTTTGC ATACGATAATGCAAACATTGATATTTGGGTCAAATATGGTCTGAGAAATGTTAACCCCGACCCTTGGACTCGGAGGAGGCACCAAAGCGGGAACATGATGCAGTCCGGGGACGGAGAGACACATAGGAACTTTGAGCTGCTTTTGTCTGACCCGGTCAAGGGCATTAGACACATCTCGAGAAACGGCGACACTGGTGAATGGAGCGAGGTGTCACAGTTGTCAAGCGATGAGGGCGTGGGTGTCCTTGGTCAGCCGTCCATCATTGGAACCTCCAGAAATCGAGACTTCCATGCTGTGGCTGTGACTGAGGATAAAAGCATACAGCAGTGGACCTACACGGACAAGAAGTGGTCGCAGGTGTCGAGCCTGGGGCAATCGAAAGTGGATGGATTCACGGGATTCACGCAGATTGATGACGGGTCCTTGCTACTTGTAGTAAGGCATATCGATGGGACCCTAAATGAG TACCGGCAAGAGCCTCAGTCCACAGCCTGGAAAATGATGCAGTCGCCAATTGCAATGGACATCACCCAGAGTGGTGCAAGCCTTGTGCAATCCAACATTGGATTCGACATGTATGATTTTTCCGGAAACTCTCACGGCAATCTTTACACAGTTGCCGTTCGGAAAAACGGCAAGATGCAAACGTTTTGGAGAGAAGGAAAGTCGGACACATGGAATGAGGGCGAGGCTTTCGGAGAAGGAGTCCCAGGGGACGCAGTTCCCGTCATGATCCAGGACAACTTTGACACAAAGGATGAGACTACTCCGTGCGGCTTTCAGTTGGTTGTTGCCGTTAATGGGTCTGTGGAGCACTGGCGATGGCGTCCACAAATGGGAGAACAGTGGGAAATGATCCAAAGGGTAACAGCTGGCCCGGGTCAAGAGGTAAAACAAGTCTGGAGTCTGGTGCAAGGGAGCTCCGCTGGGAAAATGCATATGATTACCGAAACTGGAGAAGGCATGGTTGACTATTGGGAATGGGATGGAATGTGGTCGCTGATCGATAAAGTTGGACGTGTAGACAGGATGACAGTACGGTATCGGTGA
- a CDS encoding hypothetical protein (CAZy:AA7; EggNog:ENOG503NZ5Q; COG:C): MVRVLAILGAIAFGLGCADATVFPYTSVCEQIDGNLTSASDVIFPIQAVTYQQETQHWFLSSDQNPSCVVRVGSTQDISRVLQIIRDTKTPFAVQSGGHASNPGFSSTTGVHISLSLLDQVVLSPDKKTAEIGFGQTWADVYDKLEPHGLNVVGGRVIGPGIGGFTLGGGYSWKTNQFGLTCDTVELFNIVLPNGTVTTASPSYNQDLFFALKGGKNRFGIVTSAIFRTHPQGRVWGGLRIYPSTSVPALLNATRLFQTENTDPKAGLITTLEGGALGTTALVLMFYDGPEKPPIFDLFDGIPFLVSGTLPNRKWTNFIASFPAELKLNLRGTFASVSTSTLTTRFLDAIKNETDSIGSTMGLKTGTTVSYDIEPFTQYGVYATDSAFPHADSPLPLNLYFSWASAAHDEYWYNRMKQSIATLKQVAIEEGIYSESFTSYPNYAISGTTAEELYGEANAERLREIRDIYDPEKVMDLAGGFEI; the protein is encoded by the exons ATGGTTCGTGTTCTGGCCATTCTCGGAGCCATCGCCTTCGGCCTCGGCTGTGCGGATGCCACTGTCTTCCCATACACATCAGTTTGCGAACAAATCGACGGAAACCTCACCAGTGCGAGTGATGTGATCTTCCCAA TCCAGGCAGTCACGTACCAGCAAGAGACCCAACATTGGTTCCTCTCCTCAGATCAAAACCCTTCCTGTGTGGTTCGCGTTGGGTCCACTCAAGATATCTCCAGAGTTCTTCAGATCATCCGAGACACAAAGACCCCTTTTGCCGTCCAGTCTGGGGGCCATGCCTCCAATCCAGGCTTCTCTAGCACCACAGGCGTCCACATTTCCCTATCACTACTGGACCAGGTAGTCCTTTCTCCCGACAAGAAGACGGCGGAAATTGGGTTCGGCCAG ACCTGGGCCGATGTCTATGACAAGCTTGAACCACACGGACTCAACGTCGTAGGAGGGAGGGTGATTGGACCTGGTATCGGTGGCTTCACTCTAGGAGGCGGCTATTCATG GAAGACGAATCAGTTCGGGCTTACCTGTGATACGGTCGAGCTTTTCAACATTGTCCTTCCG AACGGCACAGTCACGACGGCGAGCCCAAGTTACAATCAAGACCTATTCTTTGCCCTCAAGGGCGGCAAGAATCGCTTTGGTATTGTGACCTCCGCAATTTTCCGAACTCACCCCCAAGGTCGAGTCTGGGGTGGGCTCCGCATCTACCCCTCTACCTCTGTCCCAGCCCTTCTCAACGCCACCCGTCTCTTTCAAACGGAGAACACGGATCCCAAGGCGGGACTCATCACCACTCTCGAGGGTGGCGCCCTTGGCACTACGGCGCTTGTTCTCATGTTTTACGATGGCCCTGAGAAGCCCCCCATTTTCGACCTCTTCGATGGCATCCCTTTTCTGGTTAGCGGGACGCTCCCCAATCGCAAGTGGACCAACTTCATCGCCAGCTTTCCCGCCGAGCTGAAGCTGAACCTCCGGGGAACCTTCGCCAGCGTGTCGACTTCGACACTGACCACGAGGTTCCTAGACGCCATCAAGAATGAGACGGACTCTATTGGGTCGACCATGGGCCTGAAGACCGGCACGACAGTGTCATACGACATAGAACCTTTCACCCAGTACGGTGTATATGCCACCGACAGCGCATTCCCCCACGCTGACTCTCCTCTGCCT CTGAATCTTTACTTCTCCTGGGCCAGCGCTGCCCACGATGAGTATTGGTATAACCGGATGAAGCAGTCGATTGCTACGCTTAAGCAGGTGGCTATTGAGGAGGGTATCTACTCAGAATCCTTCACTTCGTATCCAAACTATGCGATCTCGGGGACAACGGCAGAGGAGCTCTACGGCGAGGCTAATGCGGAGAGACTGAGAGAGATTAGAGACATCTATGACCCCGAAAAGGTCATGGATCTTGCGGGGGGATTTGAGATTTGA
- the RHOBTB1 gene encoding Rho-related BTB domain-containing protein 1 (COG:B; EggNog:ENOG50KOG0393), with translation MLCLPALPGFFGPPRICHCQVRVDPGEDKTLRALRSILHLQNLRLTNIPPTMAETAGLAIGVIGLAGLFTTCAGCYQLVRRGARLERDFKLLETKFDNQELRLLSWGKACGLSGMGMEQYDKRLDDPVLRSRVTATLECIKDLFHDESLLRNRYGLVPPKQHGSNRAPALQLLGSSSLGTRRPFFFWKKQQRASRLWNTASWAISDREHFAQLIQHLKDLNDDLEAMTRCFGDIALKQRHIVEVEISEVDDLETLEEIALASQNDEDLISDTVSLRLNSIRSASIRKGHDDETSVSTIDETLTFNQDRAFQPASPLTEPPIRTRFKCVVVGDRNAGKTRLLSAFAYNRLPGPYSPTVFDSCVIGCQVDGVDLQLELKDTSGQEDYDKLRPFSYNGADVVLLCFRAENPTAAKDAILGKWTWEIKSYCPEVPLVLVGLKNPDEDAAAGPFQEPQASDDFVPLRITKDIGATSYFFCDPETGFGVRELLEFTLRTAVRSSQPPPATPTPVKRRSRVTDIVKDFMGQQNDG, from the exons ATGCTGTGCCTCCCTGCACTGCCCGGCTTCTTTGGCCCCCCCAGAATCTGTCACTGTCAAGTCCGAGTTGACCCAGGGGAGGACAAAACGTTGCGGGCCCTGCGCTCCATCCTTCATTTACAGAATCTCCGTTTGACTAACATTCCACCAACAATGGCCGAAACGGCCGGCCTCGCTATTGGTGTGATAGGGCTGGCAGGCCTATTCACAACATGCGCCGGGTGTTATCAGTTGGTTCGGCGGGGAGCTCGATTGGAAAGGGACTTTAAGCTGCTCGAGACGAAATTCGACAACCAAGAGCTACGATTACTCTCTTGGGGCAAGGCTTGTGGCTTATCGGGGATGGGCATGGAGCAGTACGACAAACGACTCGATGATCCTGTGCTACGATCAAGAGTAACAGCCACTCTGGAGTGTATCAAGGATCTATTCCATGATGAGTCGCTTCTCAGAAATCGATATGGGCTGGTGCCACCAAAGCAGCATGGTAGCAATCGTGCACCAGCACTACAATTGTTGGGTTCAAGCTCCCTGGGTACAAGAcgcccttttttcttctggaAGAAACAACAAAGAGCCTCCCGACTTTGGAATACCGCTTCGTGGGCTATTTCGGACAGGGAACATTTTGCACAACTGATCCAGCATCTTAAGGATTTGAACGACGATCTTGAAGCCATGACTCGCTGCTTCGGAGATATCGCTCTCAAACAACGCCATAtcgttgaggttgagatATCCGAAGTTGACGATCTAGAGACACTGGAAGAGATTGCTCTTGCCTCACAAAACGACGAAGATCTCATCTCTGATACCGTCAGTCTGCGTCTCAACTCGATCCGCTCCGCTAGCATCCGGAAAGGACACGACGACGAAACTTCTGTGTCAACCATCGACGAAACTTTGACCTTCAACCAAGATCGGGCTTTCCAACCCGCCTCTCCACTCACAGAGCCCCCGATTCGCACGAGGTTCAAGTGTGTGGTTGTAGGGGACCGAAACGCGGGCAAAACACGCCTTCTCAGCGCTTTCGCATATAACAGACTTCCAGGACCATACAGCCCAACAGTCTTTGATAGCTGCGTCATCGGCTGCCAAGTAGACGGAGTCGACCTTCAACTTGAGCTCAAAGACACGTCAGGACAGGAAGATTACGACAAACTGAGACCTTTCTCATACAACGGGGCTGACGTAGTTCTTTTGTGCTTCCGCGCCGAGAATCCTACCGCCGCCAAAGACGCGATCCTGGGAAAGTGGACATGGGAAATTAAAAGCTATTGTCCGGAGGTACCCCTTGTGTTGGTTGGACTGAAGAATCCAGATGAAGACGCAGCCGCCGGTCCATTCCAAGAACCGCAAGCCTCGGATGACTTCGTCCCTCTCCGCATTACAAAGGACATTGGAGCCACAAGCTACTTTTTTTGTGATCCAGAGactgggtttggggtgcgcGAACTACTAGAATTC ACGTTGAGAACCGCTGTTCGGTCTAGccaacccccaccagcaacaccgacTCCCGTTAAAAGGAGAAGTAGGGTCACGGATATTGTAAAGGACTTTATGGGGCAGCAGAATGATGGATGA
- a CDS encoding hypothetical protein (EggNog:ENOG503NXRX; COG:C; CAZy:AA7) has translation MWSSSLAILAFVLFSSFTAAAYTAIPSDILSELTPRLSPTAKILLPSSSLWPSASKRWNELSRPSYSAIIQVAEERDIAESVKYANQHQIPFFAFSQTHGSDYGLGRFHGIGISLSSLNRKIDLDKSGRWATIGGGMKSKDVLDYLWKRGKQTGTGGCGCVGAVSPALGGGHNWFQGQYGLMADQVLELRVVLADGEVVVVNDKKHKELFWGMRGAGHNFGIVSEMKYRVYDVKEPKWSIETFTFKSERLEEVYKYANKKLNGKGDPRLLMWGTWFLNPAVDAEKPIVQFQWIYNGPFSELKKLSKDTHDLKPDAYSSAEIDYPELSPSLGYAADQYACQTDGQGNRLLRGIDVDQYDVKSLRKWYDAFAATLMTEPAFQTSFCILEGYSTQAVQAVPDKSTAFALRGERLLFAPAIFWQKGNATLDEKAKKWSREMYLAASGSSKKKTYVNYAHGDEPVQALYGYEPWRLKKLKQLKKKYDPLGHFAFFNPVNPIEKRHGDI, from the exons ATGTGGTCGTCCTCGCTCGCAATTCTAGCCTTCGTGCTATTCTCTTCTTTCACCGCGGCAGCCTACACTGCCATTCCATCGGATATCCTCTCCGAACTAACGCCCAGGCTCTCTCCGACTGCCAAGATCTTGCTGCCTTCGTCGTCTCTTTGGCCGAGCGCATCAAAGCGTTGGAATGAACTCTCCCGCCCGAGCTATTCCGCCATCATCCAAGTCGCCGAGGAACGCGACATCGCCGAATCGGTAAAGTACGCCAACCAGCACCAAATccccttctttgccttctccCAAACCCACGGTTCGGATTATGGCCTGGGACGTTTCCACGGAATTGGCATCTCCCTATCGTCGCTCAATCGCAAGATCGACCTCGATAAGTCGGGCAGATGGGCGACGATCGGAGGGGGAATGAAGTCAAAAGATGTTCTTGACTACCTTTGGAAGAGGGGCAAACAGACTGGCACTGGTGGCTGTGGATGCGTCGGTGCGGTCAGCCCTGCGCTCGGCGGAGGCCATAACTGGTTTCAAGGCCAGTATGGCCTGATGGCCGATCAGGTGCTGGAGTTGAGGGTCGTCCttgcggatggggaggtggtggttgtgaatGACAAAAAACACAAAGAGCTGTtctgggggatgaggggcgCTGGTCACAACTTTGGCATTGTGAGTGAAATGAAGTACAGGGTTTATGATGTCAAGGAGCCGAAATGGAGCATCGAGACTTTCACGTTCAAGAgtgagaggttggaggaggtatACAAGTATGCAAACAAGAAGCTtaatgggaagggggatcCGAGGTTGCTGATGTGGGGGACTTGGTTCTTGAACCCGGCCGTGGACGCAGAGAAG CCGATAGTGCAGTTCCAGTGGATCTACAACGGCCCTTTTTCCGAGCTCAAAAAGCTTTCCAAGGACACTCACGATCTCAAGCCGGACGCATACTCCTCTGCGGAAATTGATTACCCCGAGCTAAGCCCGAGCTTGGGATACGCGGCTGACCAGTATGCATGCCAAACCGACGGACAAGGAAACCGTCTGTTGAGAGGGATAGATGTGGACCAGTATGATGTGAAATCCCTGCGGAAGTGGTATGATGCGTTCGCCGCCACACTCATGACAGAGCCCGCCTTTCAAACCAGCTTCTGTATCCTGGAGGGATACTCGACGCAAGCTGTCCAGGCTGTTCCTGACAAGAGCACGGCATTTGCTCTTCGAGGGGAGAGATTGCTTTT TGCACCGGCGATATTCTGGCAAAAGGGCAATGCCACCCTTGACGAAAAGGCCAAGAAATGGTCCCGAGAGATGTACTTGGCGGCATCCGGCtcgagcaaaaagaagactTACGTCAACTATGCCCATGGTGATGAGCCTGTTCAGGCTCTTTACGG ATATGAGCCTtggaggctgaagaagctcaagcagcTTAAGAAAAAGTACGATCCTCTTGGACACTTTGCATTTTTTAATCCCGTGAATCCTATCGAGAAAAGGCATGGTGATATATAA
- a CDS encoding hypothetical protein (EggNog:ENOG503NVYU; COG:S) yields the protein MAPNTILSLSATDLPVWIVVVGAAVAGIVLLVASVRHASKRTTASPPHLFILTFPPSRRHILSSFSQFEKFSVADQAEISPQVLQNRALTTTRKPDLSIDNFYTPTGFSTQEVRSLVGRFPDYASLSGVPHPSPVSPSWDIKRAIFRPFRPFRWNYTQNMALMKYNPDFWIELEQNYLPTMAARQQLFAKHPDRIFFRGPGADLACRELMEMLIQFLCRRYPCHFHLSNDNTLFHNLLLKTVTDLTSTPPLKVIFQNIPEDYAIMLRNEEDGLYYLRAASVCSSVGWHIAQHKDQPMKKIHTHVPDADKMQFSLDRWFAKLPTDKPVMRASWSIEDWQAMFSSPGVGAFQGENEKKWSRSAFADRPAELTVKELKLRCDAQTLRRLPVSGAVVFNFKAIFTPLEELRDEPFVPALLHKVLSEGKENLIDYKSDRNVKNVALEALKGWADEQVKEGVVPGDWEVSTLEQSPFYPGWEEKWKRKQGIV from the exons ATGGCGCCAAATACTATTCTTTCTTTGTCAGCCACGGACCTTCCTGTCTGGATTGTTGTCGTCGGAGCGGCTGTTGCTGGCATTGTGCTGCTCGTAGCCTCCGTCAGACATGCCTCAAAGAGGACGACGGCATCACCGCCACACCTATTCATACTCACCTTCCCTCCTTCGCGACGACACATTCTCAGCAGCTTTTCCCAGTTTGAAAAGTTTTCCGTTGCTGATCAAGCCGAGATCTCACCACAAGTCCTGCAGAACCGAGCCTTGACCACTACGAGGAAACCTGATTTATCTATTGACAACTTTTACACCCCAACCGGCTTCTCAACCCAAGAAGTCCGCTCTTTGGTCGGCCGTTTTCCTGACTATGCGAGCTTGAGTGGAGTGCCACACCCGAGCCCAGTTTCGCCATCATGGGACATCAAGAGGGCAATCTTCAGGCCGTTTAGACCGTTCAGGTGGAATTATACACAGAACATGG CACTCATGAAATACAACCCCGATTTTTGGATCGAGCTGGAACAGAACTACCTTCCCACCATGGCCGCCCGGCAACAGCTGTTTGCTAAGCACCCCGACCGGATCTTCTTCCGCGGACCCGGGGCCGACCTCGCCTGCCGTGAACTGATGGAGATGCTCATCCAATTCCTCTGCCGCCGATACCCTTGCCACTTTCACCTCTCCAACGACAACACACTCTTCCATaatctccttctcaagaCTGTCACCGACTTGACATCTACCCCACCACTGAAGGTCATCTTCCAAAACATCCCCGAAGACTACGCCATCATGCTCCGCAACGAGGAAGATGGTCTATATTACCTCCGCGCGGCTAGCGTGTGCAGCAGCGTAGGGTGGCATATTGCCCAACACAAAGACCAGCCGATGAAGAAGATTCACACCCATGTGCCCGACGCCGATAAGATGCAGTTCTCCCTTGATCGGTGGTTTGCCAAATTACCAACAGATAAGCCAGTGATGAGAGCCTCATGGAGCATCGAGGACTGGCAAGCCATGTTTTCCTCGCCTGGCGTGGGAGCGTTTCAAGGGGAGAACGAAAAGAAGTGGAGCCGGAGTGCTTTTGCGGATCGACCGGCGGAGCTGACGGTCAAGGAGCTGAAGCTGAGGTGTGATGCCCAGACGCTGAGGAGGTTGCCGGTGAgcggggcggtggtgttcaACTTCAAGGCTATATTCACTccgctggaggagctgagggacGAGCCATTTGTGCCAGCGCTACTTCACAAGGTGTTGAGCGAAGGGAAGGAGAATTTGATTGACTACAAGTCAGATAGGAACGTCAAGAATGTGGCATTGGAAGCTTTGAAGGGGTGGGCTGATGAGCAGGTCAAGGAGGGAGTGGTGCCGGGAGATTGGGAGGTGAGCACGCTGGAACAAAGTCCATTTTACCCTGGTTGGGAGGAGAaatggaagaggaagcagggGATTGTGTAA
- a CDS encoding hypothetical protein (EggNog:ENOG503PQPV) gives MHLSKFLITAIFAAPYVAALAVPVQDAYNGDIEARYAEPEALPIAAVDVDAAEVTGIDVDADVTDKGKGKKGKKGKGKKGKGKAKGKGKAKGKGKAKGKGKAKGKGKAKGKGPAKPPAKGKGKAKGKGKGPKEEGEAAE, from the coding sequence ATGCATCTTTCCAAGTTCTTGATCACGGCCATCTTTGCGGCCCCGTACGTTGCGGCCCTCGCCGTGCCCGTCCAGGACGCCTACAACGGCGACATCGAGGCCCGCTACGCCGAGCCTGAGGCACTCCCCATCGCCGCTGTCGATGTCGACGCCGCCGAGGTGACCGGCATTGACGTTGACGCCGACGTAAccgacaagggcaagggcaagaagggcaagaagggcaagggaaagaagggTAAGGGCAAGGCtaagggcaagggcaaggctAAAGGCAAGGGAAAGGccaagggaaagggaaaggcgaagggaaagggaaaggcgAAGGGAAAGGGTCCCGCTAAGCCTCccgccaagggcaagggaaaggccaagggcaagggaaagggccccaaggaggagggtgaggctGCCGAGTAA